Proteins from a single region of Balaenoptera acutorostrata chromosome 16, mBalAcu1.1, whole genome shotgun sequence:
- the HMX2 gene encoding homeobox protein HMX2, translating into MGSKEDAGKGCPAAGGVSSFTIQSILGGGPSEAPREPAGWPTRKRSLSVSSEEEEPDDGWKAPACFCPDPHGPKEPGPKHHPPIPFPCLGTSKGSGGAGPASSERTPFLSSSHPDFKEEKERLLPAGSPSPGPERPRDGGGAERQAGAAKKKTRTVFSRSQVYQLESTFDMKRYLSSSERACLASSLQLTETQVKTWFQNRRNKWKRQLSAELEAANMAHASAQTLVGMPLVFRDSSLLRVPVPRSLAFPAPLYYPGSNLSALPLYNLYSKLDY; encoded by the exons ATGGGAAGCAAGGAAGATGCGGGCAAGGGGTGTCCGGCGGCCGGCGGCGTCTCCAGCTTCACCATTCAGTCCATCCTGGGCGGGGGCCCCTCGGAGGCGCCACGGGAGCCCGCCGGCTGGCCGACCAGGAAGCGCAGCCTGTCCGTGTCCTCGGAGGAGGAGGAGCCGGACGACGGCTGGAAGGCACCCGCCTGCTTCTGCCCAGACCCGCACGGCCCCAAGGAGCCCGGCCCCAAgcaccacccccccatcccctttccttGCCTGG GCACCTCCAAGGGCAGCGGAGGCGCGGGGCCGGCGAGCTCGGAGCGCAcgcctttcctttcttcttcgcACCCAGActttaaggaagagaaagagaggctcTTGCCCGCGGGCTCGCCGTCGCCGGGGCCCGAGCGGCCGCGGGACGGCGGCGGCGCCGAGAGGCAGGCGGGCGCGGCCAAGAAGAAGACGCGCACGGTCTTCTCGCGCAGCCAGGTGTACCAGCTCGAGTCCACCTTCGACATGAAGCGCTACCTGAGCAGCTCAGAGCGCGCCTGCCTTGCCTCCAGCCTGCAGCTCACCGAGACCCAGGTCAAGACTTGGTTCCAGAACCGCCGCAACAAGTGGAAGCGGCAGCTCTCCGCGGAGCTAGAGGCGGCCAACATGGCGCACGCGTCGGCGCAGACTCTGGTGGGAATGCCGCTGGTGTTCCGGGACAGCTCGCTGCTGCGCGTGCCGGTGCCGCGCTCGCTCGCCTTCCCCGCGCCGCTCTACTACCCGGGCAGCAACCTCTCGGCCTTACCGCTCTACAACCTCTACAGCAAGCTCGACTACTGA
- the HMX3 gene encoding homeobox protein HMX3: MPEPGPDAPGTASAQPPPPPPPPPAPKESPFSIKNLLNGDHHRPPPKPQPPPRTLFAPASAAAAAAAAAAAAAAKGALEGAAGFALSQVGDLAFPRFEIPAQRFALPAHYLERSPAWWYPYTLTPAGGHLPRPEASEKALLRDSSPASGTDRDSPEPLLKADPDHKELDSKSPDEIILEESDSEEGKKEGEAAPGAAGASVGAAAATPGAEDWKKGAESPEKKPACRKKKTRTVFSRSQVFQLESTFDMKRYLSSSERAGLAASLHLTETQVKIWFQNRRNKWKRQLAAELEAANLSHAAAQRIVRVPILYHENSAAEGAAAAAAGAPVPVSQPLLTFPHPVYYSHPVVSSVPLLRPV; this comes from the exons ATGCCGGAGCCCGGGCCGGACGCCCCCGGCACCGCTAGCGCGcagcccccgccgccgccgcccccgcctccCGCGCCCAAGGAGTCCCCATTCTCCATCAAGAACCTGCTCAACGGAGACCACCACCGGCCGCCCCCTAAGCCGCAGCCGCCCCCACGGACGCTCTTCGctccggcctcggccgccgccgccgccgccgccgccgccgctgccgctgcGGCCAAGGGGGCCCTGGAGGGCGCCGCGGGCTTCGCGCTCTCGCAGGTGGGCGACCTGGCTTTCCCCCGCTTTGAGATCCCGGCGCAGAGGTTTGCCCTGCCCGCGCACTACCTGGAGCGCTCCCCGGCCTGGTGGTACCCCTACACCCTGACCCCCGCCGGCGGCCACCTCCCACGACCTGAAG cCTCGGAGAAGGCCCTGCTACGAGACTCCTCCCCCGCCTCGGGCACCGACCGCGACTCCCCGGAGCCGCTGCTTAAAGCCGACCCGGACCACAAGGAGCTGGACTCCAAGAGCCCGGACGAGATCATCCTGGAGGAGAGCGACTCGGAGGAAGGCAAGAAGGAGGGCGAGGCGGCGCCGGGCGCGGCCGGGGCGAGCGTGGGAGCGGCGGCGGCGACGCCGGGCGCCGAGGACTGGAAGAAGGGCGCAGAGAGCCCGGAgaagaagcccgcgtgccgcaagaAGAAGACGCGCACGGTCTTCTCGCGCAGCCAGGTCTTCCAGCTCGAGTCCACCTTCGACATGAAGCGCTACCTGAGCAGCTCGGAGCGCGCCGGCCTGGCCGCGTCGCTGCACCTCACCGAGACGCAGGTCAAGATCTGGTTCCAGAACCGCCGCAACAAGTGGAAGCGGCAGCTGGCAGCCGAGCTGGAGGCGGCCAACCTGAGCCACGCCGCGGCGCAGCGCATCGTACGGGTGCCCATCCTCTATCACGAGAACTCGGCGGCCGAGGGCGCGGCGGCCGCGGCCGCGGGGGCCCCGGTGCCAGTCAGCCAGCCGCTGCTCACCTTCCCGCACCCCGTGTATTACTCTCACCCGGTGGTCTCGTCCGTGCCGCTGCTCCGGCCCGTCTGA